A window of the Gemmatimonadota bacterium genome harbors these coding sequences:
- a CDS encoding mandelate racemase/muconate lactonizing enzyme family protein — MKITALKTHAVHVNHRGDWTFLAVHTDEEITGYGEVNPGGARSGSVDFLRQAEPVLAGRDPGDIERILAELLPSPVDRSKVMAMSALDQALWDIKGKVLGVPVADLIGGRCRNEIPLYANINRATTDRTPAGFARNAAAAVADGFDAVKLAPFDGMPAGIDRASDARAGIACMEAVRAAIGPDVSLLIDCHSHFTARGGCEVFDALKDLDLYWYEEPVPDEDHEGYRTIKDHIDVPLAGGESLMYREGFWPVLDQGLMDVIMPDVTIVGGLWELKKVAAMAEGRGIPTAPHGPFGPLTIAAGVQAMAAHPRFRVLEYAWGEVPWRHELIEPPERIEGGRIRVTDRPGLGVSLNMDAIETYRADRDR, encoded by the coding sequence ATGAAAATTACCGCCCTGAAGACCCACGCCGTTCACGTGAATCACCGGGGAGACTGGACGTTCCTGGCGGTGCACACCGACGAGGAGATCACCGGTTACGGCGAGGTGAATCCCGGCGGCGCAAGATCCGGGAGCGTGGACTTCCTGCGGCAGGCCGAACCCGTGCTGGCCGGACGCGATCCCGGCGACATCGAACGCATCCTGGCCGAACTCCTCCCTTCGCCCGTCGACCGGTCGAAAGTGATGGCGATGAGCGCCCTCGACCAGGCCCTGTGGGACATCAAGGGGAAGGTCCTGGGCGTGCCGGTGGCCGACCTCATCGGAGGCCGCTGCCGCAATGAGATCCCCCTCTACGCCAACATCAACCGGGCTACCACCGACCGGACGCCCGCGGGATTCGCCCGGAACGCGGCCGCCGCGGTCGCGGACGGATTCGACGCCGTGAAGCTCGCGCCCTTCGACGGGATGCCTGCCGGTATCGACCGGGCTTCGGATGCCCGGGCAGGCATCGCCTGCATGGAAGCGGTGCGCGCCGCGATCGGTCCGGACGTGTCCCTGCTGATCGACTGCCACAGCCACTTCACCGCCCGGGGAGGATGCGAGGTCTTCGACGCGCTCAAGGACCTGGACCTGTACTGGTACGAGGAACCCGTGCCCGACGAGGACCACGAGGGATACCGGACCATCAAAGATCACATTGACGTGCCGCTGGCCGGAGGCGAGAGCCTGATGTACCGGGAGGGGTTCTGGCCCGTACTGGACCAGGGGCTGATGGACGTCATCATGCCGGACGTAACGATCGTGGGTGGGCTTTGGGAACTGAAGAAGGTCGCCGCCATGGCGGAGGGCCGGGGGATTCCCACCGCGCCGCACGGTCCCTTCGGGCCGTTGACCATCGCGGCGGGCGTGCAGGCCATGGCCGCCCATCCGAGGTTTCGGGTCCTGGAATACGCCTGGGGAGAGGTGCCGTGGAGACACGAGCTTATCGAACCGCCGGAGAGGATCGAAGGCGGTCGGATTCGT